A single window of Streptomyces aquilus DNA harbors:
- a CDS encoding rodlin, translated as MIKKVLASAAVAASVVGVASPAMAIGNDGTTSASGNGAHQSFGNSATYGNMSPQMALIQGSFNKPCIGLPAKANLQGIVGLAAVGVLQDVPILSAPQNQQCVENSTQAKGDEPLSHILDDISVLAGNGTGNH; from the coding sequence GTGATCAAGAAGGTTCTGGCTTCCGCCGCGGTCGCCGCTTCCGTCGTCGGTGTCGCCTCCCCCGCCATGGCCATCGGGAACGACGGCACCACCTCCGCCAGCGGCAACGGTGCGCACCAGTCGTTCGGCAACTCGGCCACGTACGGCAACATGAGCCCGCAGATGGCGCTCATCCAGGGCTCGTTCAACAAGCCCTGCATCGGCCTGCCGGCCAAGGCGAACCTCCAGGGCATCGTCGGCCTCGCCGCCGTCGGCGTTCTGCAGGACGTGCCGATCCTGTCGGCCCCGCAGAACCAGCAGTGTGTCGAGAACTCCACGCAGGCCAAGGGCGACGAGCCGCTGTCGCACATCCTGGACGACATCTCCGTCCTGGCGGGCAACGGCACGGGCAACCACTGA
- the chpD gene encoding chaplin ChpD has protein sequence MKKTAAVVAGAIMALGMAAPAFADAGAEGAAIGSPGVLSGNVVQVPIHVPVNVCGNTIDIIALLNPAFGNTCVND, from the coding sequence ATGAAGAAGACCGCTGCTGTCGTCGCGGGCGCGATCATGGCCCTGGGTATGGCCGCCCCCGCATTCGCCGACGCGGGCGCCGAGGGTGCCGCCATCGGTTCGCCGGGCGTTCTCTCGGGCAACGTGGTCCAGGTCCCGATCCACGTGCCGGTCAACGTGTGCGGCAACACGATCGACATCATCGCCCTGCTGAACCCCGCGTTCGGCAACACCTGCGTCAACGACTGA
- a CDS encoding LCP family protein produces MTTKRTLSSLAIPVLVLAAGSSLLGGAAFPERQAPRPLNIVLMGTDGRDTITAAEKREFHAGGIACNCTDVLMLVHVSAHRDRVSVVSMPRDSYADIPPYRDSDSGKEHKPHPSKINGAYAEGGPALTVNTVESMSGVRIDRYIQVDFRRFIDAVNAVDGVEVCTSRTLRDSATKLHLKPGTHRLKGGPALQYVRSRHVDRSADLGRIQRQQRFLVNALRGLKAKKALTDPVGMARVVDTLLGSGKVEQGFAAGELVQLAAALDKVPARAIEFTTVPIAGFNPTRPDVGSTLAWDRKRADAMFAKLRADRPLLKADADPKPKDPPGLMGYAPVRGSRFTCG; encoded by the coding sequence GTGACGACGAAGAGAACCCTTTCTTCCCTGGCCATCCCCGTACTCGTCCTCGCCGCCGGCTCGTCCCTGCTCGGCGGTGCCGCCTTCCCCGAACGGCAGGCTCCCCGCCCCCTCAACATCGTGCTGATGGGCACGGACGGCCGGGACACCATCACCGCCGCCGAGAAGCGCGAGTTCCACGCCGGCGGCATCGCCTGCAACTGCACCGACGTACTGATGCTGGTGCACGTCTCCGCGCACCGTGACCGGGTCAGCGTGGTGAGCATGCCGCGTGACTCCTACGCGGACATCCCGCCGTACCGCGACTCCGACAGCGGCAAGGAGCACAAACCGCATCCCTCGAAGATCAACGGCGCGTACGCCGAGGGCGGTCCCGCGCTCACCGTGAACACGGTCGAGTCGATGTCCGGGGTGCGGATCGACCGGTACATCCAGGTGGACTTCCGGCGTTTCATCGACGCCGTGAACGCGGTCGACGGGGTGGAGGTGTGCACCTCGCGGACGTTGCGGGACTCGGCCACGAAGCTGCACCTCAAGCCCGGCACGCACCGTCTGAAGGGCGGGCCGGCGTTGCAGTACGTGCGCTCCCGGCACGTCGACCGCAGTGCCGACCTCGGGCGGATCCAGCGCCAGCAGCGGTTCCTGGTGAACGCCCTGCGCGGGCTGAAGGCGAAGAAGGCGCTGACCGACCCGGTGGGCATGGCGCGGGTGGTGGACACGCTGCTCGGGTCCGGGAAGGTGGAGCAGGGCTTCGCGGCGGGTGAGCTGGTGCAGCTGGCGGCGGCGCTGGACAAGGTGCCCGCGCGGGCCATCGAGTTCACGACCGTGCCGATCGCCGGGTTCAACCCGACCCGGCCGGACGTCGGCTCGACGCTGGCCTGGGACCGCAAGCGCGCGGACGCGATGTTCGCCAAGCTGCGCGCCGACCGGCCGCTGCTGAAGGCCGACGCCGACCCCAAGCCCAAGGACCCGCCCGGGCTGATGGGTTACGCCCCGGTGCGGGGCAGCCGGTTCACCTGCGGGTGA
- a CDS encoding rodlin has translation MLKKAMAAAAVAASVVGAASPAMAIGNDGTTSASGNEAHSKFGNSITKGNMSPQATLVQGTANKLCLGVPVKGNAQAIVGLIAAVGVAQDIPVLSAAQNQQCADNSTQAKGDEPVSHILDDISVLAGNGMGNH, from the coding sequence ATGCTGAAGAAGGCAATGGCCGCTGCGGCGGTCGCCGCCTCCGTCGTCGGTGCGGCCTCCCCGGCCATGGCCATCGGGAACGACGGCACCACCTCGGCCAGCGGCAACGAGGCCCACTCGAAGTTCGGCAACTCGATCACCAAGGGCAACATGAGCCCCCAGGCCACGCTGGTCCAGGGCACCGCCAACAAGCTCTGCCTCGGCGTGCCGGTGAAGGGCAACGCCCAGGCCATCGTGGGTCTCATCGCCGCCGTCGGTGTCGCCCAGGACATCCCGGTCCTGTCGGCCGCGCAGAACCAGCAGTGCGCCGACAACTCCACCCAGGCCAAGGGTGACGAGCCGGTGTCGCACATCCTGGACGACATCTCCGTCCTGGCGGGCAACGGCATGGGCAACCACTGA
- a CDS encoding rodlin: MKKLWATAAIAATVVGAGSPAMAIGDDGTTSASGNGASQEFGNSATFGDMSPQLSLVQGSLNKPCVGLPAKLNLQGLVGVAAVGVLQDVPILSAPQNQQCVENSTQAKGDEPLSHILDDISALSGNGQGNG; this comes from the coding sequence ATGAAGAAGCTGTGGGCAACCGCGGCTATCGCCGCCACCGTTGTCGGCGCCGGCTCCCCCGCCATGGCCATCGGTGACGACGGCACCACGTCCGCCAGCGGCAACGGCGCCTCGCAGGAGTTCGGCAACTCGGCGACCTTCGGCGACATGAGCCCGCAGCTCTCGCTGGTCCAGGGTTCGCTGAACAAGCCCTGTGTCGGCCTGCCGGCGAAGCTGAACCTCCAGGGTCTCGTCGGCGTCGCCGCCGTCGGTGTGCTCCAGGACGTTCCGATCCTGTCGGCGCCGCAGAACCAGCAGTGTGTCGAGAACTCCACCCAGGCCAAGGGTGACGAGCCGCTGTCGCACATCCTGGACGACATCTCGGCCCTCTCCGGCAACGGCCAGGGCAACGGCTGA